One Mycolicibacterium sp. ND9-15 genomic window, CACGGTGCTCTCCGAAGGCGACGCGCTCTATCTCCCGCGCGGCTGGGTGCATTCGGCGCAGGCACTCGAGATGACCTCGATCCATCTGACCATCGGGGTGGCGCCGGTGACCGGTGTCGACGTGGCCCGCGCCGTCGTCGACCAGCTGGCGGCCCACGCGTCCTACCGTGCGTCGCTGCCCATGGGTGCCGCAGACACGGATGAGACGATGGCGACCGTGACCAAGGTCCTGGCAGAGCTGGTCGAGTCGTTGCGCGATGACGCGGCGACACTGAGCGCAGGTACTGCCGCGCAGTTGTCGCGACGGCACGTCGACCGCACGCGGCCGGTCGCCGTGCGCCCGTTGGCGTCGCTGGCGGCGGCCGATCGCGCCGCCGACGCGCTCGTGCAATGGCGCCACGGGCTGATCGGGACCGTCGACCAGTCGGACGACCAGATCGTGCTTCGCCTGCCGGACCGGACCATCACCTTCCCCCGAGCGTGCGGCGACGCGATCCAGGCCATGCACCTGGGGAAGGCCGTGGATGCGCGGAGCACGCCGGGGCTGGATCACGCCGACGCCACGGTGCTGATCCGGCGGCTGCTGCGGGAGGGCGTCCTCGTTCCCGTGAGCACCGTCGATCCCTCCGGCGCCGAATGACCGTCGCGAAACGAATCCCGTGCAGTGACCAATCACTGGCCCGCGACGATCCGATGTACGGCACCGCATCGGCCGGGTCGTCGTGGGTGTTGCTCGAGCTGAGCGGCGCATGGGGGTCGTCGGCGTTCCTGCAGTCGCCGAACTGCATCGACCCGCAGCTCGGACGCGCGGTGGTCCGCCGCATCGAGAAGGCGGGGATGCGGATCGCGGCCATCCGGCGGCACGGTCGACGGCCCGAAACCCCCAGGTGGCGTTGGTTTGTGGCGCACTGCGGTGTGGGCAGCGAGGCACTGCACCACGGTGAGGTCGACGGGCCCGAGGACTTCCTCGAGCTCGCGCTGGACGGCAGCGACGGGCAGTTGTCCGCAGATCCGCTGATCGCGATCTGCGCGCACGGTAAACACGATCAGTGCTGCGCGGTCCGGGGCCGCAGCGCATGTCGCGCGATCGCGACCGCTTATCCCGACTTCACTTGGGAATGTTCGCATCTCGGCGGTGACCGGTTCGCCGCGACGATGCTCATCCTGCCCGAAGGGCTCTGCTACGGACGGGTCGACTCGACGGACTCCGCGGCCCTGGTGCACCGGTACTTCGAGGGCCGGTTGGACAACCGGTTCCTGCGCGGCCGTACGTCGCTGCCGCATGCCGTGCAGGCCGCGCAGTACTTCGCACGCGAACGCTACAGCGATGACCGCATCGACGCGCTGCATCCGATCTCCGTCGAGCGTGGGGACCATCGAATCCGTGTCCTGCTCGACGGTGAGGCAGGTCGGATCGAGGTGATCCTGGCCGAGGAGTTGTCCGAACCCCTTCTGTCGCAATGCCAGGCACAGGTCACCGGCCAGGTCCGTGTCTTCACGCTGGCGTCGCTGGGTCCCGCCGAGACCTAACCTTGATCCGGGTTGCGAGTCGCGGGCAACACCAGGGTTTCGATCACCTCGCGGACGAATTTCGCATCGACGCGCTGGCCGTTGACGACCCGCATGAGGCTCATCGCGGTCGTCACGTCGGCCA contains:
- a CDS encoding cupin domain-containing protein; translation: MLTRCVAVDARRFADEYWGRRPLLSRTDALPRDFSDLLSSEKVDELIAERGVRAPFIRLAKEGDVLAKDCYLGPAGFGAEMPDQIDSAKLLSQFASGATIVLQGLHRLWPPLIDFVRRAVDELGHPVQANAYITPPTNRGFDPHYDVHDVFVLQAAGQKRWIVHEPVFEHPLPSQPWTQHRAAIEKRAADTPVIDTVLSEGDALYLPRGWVHSAQALEMTSIHLTIGVAPVTGVDVARAVVDQLAAHASYRASLPMGAADTDETMATVTKVLAELVESLRDDAATLSAGTAAQLSRRHVDRTRPVAVRPLASLAAADRAADALVQWRHGLIGTVDQSDDQIVLRLPDRTITFPRACGDAIQAMHLGKAVDARSTPGLDHADATVLIRRLLREGVLVPVSTVDPSGAE
- a CDS encoding sucrase ferredoxin, with translation MTVAKRIPCSDQSLARDDPMYGTASAGSSWVLLELSGAWGSSAFLQSPNCIDPQLGRAVVRRIEKAGMRIAAIRRHGRRPETPRWRWFVAHCGVGSEALHHGEVDGPEDFLELALDGSDGQLSADPLIAICAHGKHDQCCAVRGRSACRAIATAYPDFTWECSHLGGDRFAATMLILPEGLCYGRVDSTDSAALVHRYFEGRLDNRFLRGRTSLPHAVQAAQYFARERYSDDRIDALHPISVERGDHRIRVLLDGEAGRIEVILAEELSEPLLSQCQAQVTGQVRVFTLASLGPAET